The Chiloscyllium plagiosum isolate BGI_BamShark_2017 chromosome 14, ASM401019v2, whole genome shotgun sequence genome segment CATCAAAACAAGCTTCTTTCAACTTGCTGTTAACTAgcttcactattcaatcatgTAATGAAGACCTCACACATGAATTTTCTTCTCATAACATTTAGAAAATTAATTAGCAAGtgtcaataaataaatcattgttTATGTATTAATATAGAATTGATACTCAATTAGAAATTAGCAGTAACATCTGGCAACAAAAATGCAATTCCAGTGCTGTATGCTGGCCCACAGAAGCCAGATGTCATCTTCAGTGCCTATTGTTCTAGTTGAATGTTAACAGCACAAAGCTGCTATCGATTATGATCCTGCAATTCAGCAAAACAGTAATTTACACAGCATCTACAAAATATTGGCCCATGCTGCACATAATCTTCCTGCTACTCCTCTATTAGCATACCCTTTTATAGCTTTCTGATGTGTTCTAGCTTTCCCTGACATCGTTACTCCATTTCCCATAGGAAAAGAAACACACATTGCGATACAAGAGTGGGTGCTCACAGAGAATGAGAGGCTACACGATAAATAAAACCAAATATTGTGCCAGCCACAAAGAGTCTTTAAGAGGGCACTGGAGAACATGGCACCTCAACCAAATTTCCatggtcccatgaatgaatgaattaagtgTTAAAGCAAGCAAATAAAAAAGCCTTGCTTTAATAGCCATGAACAGAGCCTAAAAGAATTAGCACAACTACCAAAAAGCCGGAGGCAAATATTTTATtcaaattggctatttttgttcaGATTGGATTGCGCTGGACTAATCAAAAGTAACAAATGAATATTCTGTCTTTGGAACTCAGGGCATCAATTACCAGAGAAAACTTTAAGGAGGGTTGGCTTAAGAAAAGTATGAGAAACTATAATACTGACTATGGTCTTGGTGATTCAAAACTAATTGCAACACATGCCAAAAGCAATTACAACAGTCAATGGATTTTACTCATAACTTTGGTTATTTATGGATATGTTATGTATTTTCCTCAGATTTCAATAAGGTTCCATCAAGATATTGGAGAGATGTGAATAAGCCTCATAGGCCTGCTCTCAAATGCACAAACATAACCTGTATTTTCAGCCTTTATTATTTTAACATGGAGCCTTTAATACATATAAATGTATAAACTCAAATGTGTTGGTGTAGCATTTTACATAAAGGCATTTGCTCTTCAATCTCAAATAcaattaaaatttgaaatatttcaattcttAGGTCACAAGTTTATTATGAAAAACAACAAGTAGCAGACCTCTGTCATGATTCCATAAAGAGGAAAGAATGAATGATTTGATTCGTACAACTAAACAGATATGGATATTATGACAAAATAAGGGAAAAATAGTAGAGacagaaattaaattaaacagtATTCCCTGAAACAAGATTTCAGTACTCTCACAAATAAAGAGGCCTTTATACTTTCGAATGTTCTTTTAAGCTCCATTGATTGTTTACTGCTATTTTTATTTATCTACAAGTCATGCTTAGTAACGCTATAGCTAAAAGAAAAATTATCACGAGGTGCAGTTTTTAATGTTTACATCTTTATCTCTGCAAtctctggggggaaaaaaagcaaaagtAACTTGTCTACAAACAGGTCTAGGCTCAAACCATGGCTCTTAACCCATAACTTTCACACATCAGCATGCATTGATGAATTGGTGCTCAAAAGGAACAATGTGATATTTGCAGAGTTTGTACTTATTATGGCACGTCTTTTGGTCCGTGAAGACAGGTTTCTGAATGTTTGAGACTCTTTCTTGTAATCTGAAGTTACTGTTGCTCTTCCAATTTTGTCAGGCATACTTTTAATTCATGGCAATACTGTACATAAGATTTTACAGGAAGTAATCTGGGGTGCGACGGGTAACATGTGGTTCACCTCTGCGAGGCGCTGGATCAAACTGCAGGCTATCGAAATgggaaaaacaaacattttatcaTTTAAACATACAGTCCATAAGTAAAAACGTAAAACTAGTTGCCTCAAATATTGCTCAAGGAGACTAATGCAAATATTATCGTGACTGGTCACAGTACAAGCCACAAATCTGACCATGTAGCATTATGACATTAGATTGAGAAACAAGCAAACAGGAAAAAAGCAACTTTACTCCTTCCATCCTAAAAGCAAGACCTAAATATACATGGAAACAGATGTACTCTTTAAACTAACAAGCAATGTGAAGCCATATAGATGGTTAGGCGCAAGTTCCACTGATCCAAAGCCTGAAAAAAGCACCACTTAATTCAATTGACTTGGGCcaagaaagagaaggaaactTTGGGAAATGAGGGGGAAAAGAATTGGATGGACATGGAGGTGCGCACACCAAATGGGTAGTGGGTGCAGTGCCTAAAAAAGGAGCAGCCAGTAAAGGTTGAGGCAAAACTGAAATCTTTATCTTTAATGTGAACAAATGGCAATTTTATTTCCCCACCAATGAGCAAATTAGGAACAAGCGCACGTCACAACTCTCaggaaaaaaatacattgaagTATTTCACAATGTAAGAATCACATGTGCCTTGCAGTGATTTGGGGAACACGAAAAAAATCATGGAACTAAATTAACAGTATTACAACTGTTGGCAGATCAGCAAGTTTCTCAATTCAAAATCCGCTCAGCTCTCACCCAGAATCAGCAATTCTCTTACACAACTTACAATGAAGCCTTAGTTTACAACTAAATTCCAAAAATTGATAAGATTAAAAAATTTACTGATGAATTAGTCTTTATACAACTCTGACAAAGAACAATGTACAATATTTAATCTTTCATATACTTACAAAGAGTATTTAAGGGTATCATCAAGTTCCATTATTGCAGCTTGATTGCCACAACGATAACAGTAGTTTGGAGCACTGAAGATGGTTACTACATTACGATCGTGACACCAGTTATAACCCTATTAACAAACATTCTGTTATTAACATTGATTCAGAGAATCTACTGCAATGCAAGAAAAAACACATTGAACACAGACATTCCTATTCAATGATTCTTTATTTCCCCGGCACCAAGTCTAAGCATACACATAACAAAGAACCAAACTCCTCAGTGGAGGACCACTGTTTCACACTCCAAATAAACATCAACAGCCAACGTGGTTATAGCACTCTTGTTGTTAGATTGGATGCATTTGTGGAGTAAGGACCATGCCCTTTTATTTTACATGTTTAAAACCTGAAAATAAATGAGAAAGTTATTTTGAAGCCAGCGTTTGAAAGGGTGTCTGCAATTTTGAAAAGTAACCTGACACCAATGCCAAGCATCAAATATAACTGTTTTAGCAAGCTGTAACTGAACAGATTGGAACGGCAAACTTGGAGAGAGGTGTTTAGTTCTTCCCCAGTTGGGAATGATGTCTCTGCTCTCTGCAGAGAAAACTCACTAAATCTGGTTAAAACAAGTTTATCTTTCCTGCAACAGCtgttgtaagctgtgacttttaaccgATAAGCGAAAAACTTTCCATGTAAACTAGTCACCTTGGTGTCTCTTAGGTAAAAAcaggggctgcagatgctggaaaccagagtctagattagagtggtgctggaaaagcacagatcaggcagcatcccaggagcaggaaaagcgatgtttcgggcaaaagcccttaatcaggaatagaggcagggtgcctgcagagtggagatatatatgaggggggtggggtggggagaaagtagcatagaatacaatagtgaataggggtggggatgaaggtgattggtcagagaggagggtggagtggataggtagaaaaggaAGACAGGCAGGTAAGACAGGTcgtgagggcggtgctgagctggaaggttggagctggggtgaggtgggggatggggaaaacgaggaaactggtgaaatccacattgatgccatggggttgaagtgttccgaggcggaagatgaggcgttcttcctctaggcttcgggtggtgagggagcggcggtggaggcggcccaggacatgcatgtcctcggcagagtaggagggggagttgaaatgttgggccacagggcggtggggttgattggtgcgcatgtcccggagatgttcccttcagcgctctgctaggaggcgtccagtctccccaatgtagaggagactgcatcgggagcaacggatgcaataaatgatattggtggatgtgcaggtaaaaccttgatggatgtggaaggctcctttgggcccttggatggaggtgagggaagtggtgtgggcgcaggtcttgcaattcctgcagtggcagggaaattgcaaaacttgcgcccacaccacctcactcacctccacccaagggcccaaaggagccttccacatccatcaaggttttacctgcacatccaccaatatcatttattgcatccgttgctcccgatgcagtctcctctacattggggagactggatgcctcctagcagagcgctgaagggaacatctccgggacacccgcaccaatcaaccccaccgcactgtggcccaacatttcaactccccctcccactctgctgaggacatgcatgtcctgagccgcctccaccgccgctccctcaccacccaaagcctggaagaagaacgcctcatcttctgcctcggaacacttcaaccccatggaatcaatgtggatttcaccagtttcctcctttccccatcccccacctcaccccaactccaaccttccagctcagcaccgctcTCACGACCTGTCCTTCCTGCCTGTATTCCTCTctacctatccattccaccctcctctctgacctatcaccttcaacctcacccccattcacccactgcactctttgctaccttcccccacccttctctctgacttatcacctccatccccacccacctATTGTtcgctatgctactttctccccaaccctcaccccttctcatttatctctccactctgcaggcaccctgcctctaatacttatgaagggcttttgcccgaaacttcgattttcctactccttggatgctgcctgacctgctgtgcttttccagcaccactctaaccttgtgTCTCTTAAcaaccagtggaagcatccaaAGACAGACAACTGAGGCAACCCACTGGCAAACAAGAGACTTATAAGGATCAACTCAATAACAGTGTGTGGGAACAAAGATCACTGAAATACCTTTCCAGTTTTTCCCCTCTGCCTGCAAACTATTTACCCCATTTGTTTGCCTGTGCACACATATATGTGGAATTGGCAGAAATAAGGTTGTTACAGTTTAACTGCTAGTATTACAAACCAACAGCTTACTTGTAAGCTAGTCTATTTACTTGTAATATGTACTGATTGCTGTGTAGTCCAGAAACCTGCTCTGTGCTTTGCAGTAGTCTGGGTTTGAAAGTCAGGTAATTTTGAAAATCTTGGatacttttaaattttttttcacttctgTGATAACTCCAAGAATGGCaggacttgatttccagtgcactaccctCATGAGTCATAACAAGGATAGAACCATTTCCATAAATCACATTGCTGTCCAAGCCATGCATGGCATCTTCAACATATCAGCGATCCTCAATCTCAGGGGGATTCTGTGCTATCTAGACTGTCTTCATTCATCTGTGGTTATTAGTTTTGACCAGCAGTAATTCAGTCGCCTAAATAGATCCTGCTCCTTCTTTTCCTACATACACTTTACACTACTATTTGAGGCCCTGGTCCTGCAAGCCCACAACAGAAAAGACTCCAACCCCCAAAAAGGGGCGATAAAGACTTGATGGATCATTTGTTAGCACTGAAGAATCTGGTTTCATTTCCTTAGATGATAGGTATAACATAATGCTGTATGTCTTTGTGCAAGATTTATTCTTCGTACATATAAAATATTAACGTGTGCCTTGTACCTCCATTACTAGCTGATGAGCTCGCGAGACCAATGTAAGGCCATTAGCATGGTTAAATGTCTCAGAAATATCCTGACCAAAGGTGTAGCCAGCACCTCTGGGAGAAATACCCCAACCTCCACGATCATCTGGATCCGACCATAACAAGTCACACATTGGACCCTGAAAACAAGAGGTAAAAAAATTAGAACCAGAATTTTCATGAGCCACCCTGACAGCAAATACTAACAATTCTGAAAGCATACCTCATGTGGAACTTCCTGAAGGCGATCAAGTGCTCGAATGTGATCCAGTGTATCTATAGAAGGCGAAAGGCCTCCATGGAGACAGAAAATCTATCAGGGATGAAAAGGAGCAGCATTTATTTTTAAGACATGCAACAGCCTGAACTTATATAAATAACTTTGCATGCTTTCAAAATCATAGCAAAAGATTGTTACATTTTGTTAATAGCAGATAAGGATGGGACCAGTGCACTGTTGCAAGCAATCTTTTAGCAATTAGTGTAAATAAATGTACAATGTTGACATGTGAATCATATTAAATAAGCTGATTTGATATATTTTTCCTTTACCGCACAACTAACTAAACCACCAATTTTAAATGTTCAGGCTGCATAAAATaccactattagattagattagattacacaaATAGATTTCAGTGTCTGGCCTTAAATCCACATATTGAAAAGCTATTCACCTGGCCATCAACCAAGGCAGTGAGCGGAAGATAATCAAAGAGATCTGTAAAATATTTCCACACATTGGCATTTCCATATTTCCTTAGACATTCATCGTAGAAACCATATACTTGTGTAATTTGTCTGCTTTCATGATTCCCTCTAAGTATTGTGATACGTTCACGATAACGTACCTAAAACAAAATCACCTTTATATCAGTAAAACCACAGACATTAACATCTAATGTGTCAGTAAAAACAAGTGCTGTAATTCCTTGAGTTAATAAATATGGGCAAACAGTGAGTTTGTGTACTTTTTGAAACAGTCTTATCAATGTACAGTCACTTTAAAAAATTCAGTGCACACAACTGTAGAACATAAATATAATGTGGAACCTTTGGGTAAAATGACCTGCATCTAAGGTTCCACTCCTCCCTGCTATTTTGAAATGGGAACACAGAAAGTTGCCCTCATCACCACATACCGAAGAACTATACTTCAGAAACTCAATATAAGGAAACAGTGCTCTAAACGTACCATAATATTATGACAGAAAATTAAATAGGGAAACCACAAACCATTATCAAAAATATTGTACAATGAGTCCCCAGGCTGTGAGCAGATTCCATTCTGGAGTCCATGCATAAGTCAATTTGTCCACAAATCAGAACACTAGGCCTATGATTTCCAGTCATCAGATCCTCAAAGCATTATTTTGGCGGTTTTACTTACTATACCTTGATTTTTATCTGTAAATGGGAGCCAGTCCAGCCAAGTGGCATACTTCTATAACATGAtgctgcattcttgtgcaacctcatGTTAGAGAAAAACcatactttagaaacagcgcttaaggTATTGACAGTGTAATTACATtaacgttttaaaagtttgcacgttagaaacagtgtccccaattcatcaattgcgttaACGAAATGTGTGTTATGGCAGAACAACCTGTAGTGTAAAATTCCATTCTATAACATCAATGCAGGACAATGCAATGCAACCAATCGCAAGTACAGGAAACATTCGTATGTCAGGtcttttaaaattacacccctatAAGGGCTTGCATTCATACATCGAGAACCTCCTGTATACTTCAAAGAGTCATTCAGCAACTTAATCAGCAGTATCAAATCTGCTACATTATATAGCAAAGCTAACTTCATAGACTCTATCAGAACATGTTAGAATTTTAACACTTCATAAACAGAAGTTACAGATACCTTAAGAGCTACAAGGAGTGTAACTGTTTCAACTGAATAATAACCTCTGTCAACATAATCTCCCATAAAAAGATAATTTGTGTCTGGTGATTTCCCTCCGATTCTAAAAAGTTCCATAAGGTCATGAAATTGTCCGTGAACATCTCCACAGACTGTGACAGGACATCGCACATCTTGAACATTTGACTCCTTTGTCAAAATTTCTTTAGcctaaaagaaaaagaaaaattgaagaaATTAGTTTAAAAGGTATTTGCACAACTAAATAAAGCATTGCAGTTGCTGACTTTAGCATCAATGCTCAGCATTTCCAAAAATAGACATGACCAATATTAATTTCAAGCACAAGAATCAAAGATACAACTTTTTACATTTCAAGTTTTTACTCTGAACTTCAAAAACGTCATGACTTTACAAAATCATAGTCATTTCTCCGTATCTGCAAGGGTTCCATCAGAGAACCCCCATGAAAGAGGAAATTCACAAATGTGAAGTttgtttaaaacattaaaaataggaTAAAAATCACAGATACAAGATTTTTGCCTGTCAACGCTGATTTTTGATGTTACTTATtttttggcatggatgagtcatAATATCGCAGATACAGAGGATTTACATTTTGATCTTTCATTCTGAATAGTCAACCGATGGTTactatgaagaagggcttatgcccgaagtgttgattctccttctcctttgatgctgcctaacctgctgcgcttttccagcaacacatttttaagctctgatggTTACTATTACCATTTACTCTCAACTAGTGAATACcatcaatttcattttaaaacttaTGCCCCAACATTGGTGCTCTTCCACTACATCATGCATATGATAAATTCCCATATTCGTTTATGTATTTTTTCCACAGACACAGATAGAAGGTAAAAATGTTACccttccagcaactgcagaatgATATAAATAAATTCAATCCACCCAGCAATCAATTACTAGTTTCTTTAAAGTAAAATATGGATGCTGATTGCCAATATTATGTACATTTGAAAGTAGCAAGTGCCAGGTTCCCCATTCCTCACCGATTTTACTCCAATTTGAGGATTCCTGCAtcgagtcattcagcacagaaacagacccttcagcccaaccacttCTAAAGACATTGTGTATCTCATGACCTTCAAATATTTGATGGTTCAAGGAGATGCTAACCAGTATGAATATTTTTAGAATTCTAAAATTAGTCAGAGATACAGCACAAAGATTGCCAACTCACGAATATTTTTAGTCTTTCAAGTCAGCTTAAGTAATTCAATATGAAGATTCATGTTGGATAACTGATTTAATACTTTAGGAATCAGCTCATTTTCAGCCATGGCTCAGTTGGTAACATACTTGTATGTGAATCACAAAGTTCAGGATTCATGTCCATTCGAAAGCTTGACTACAGAAATCAAAGTTGGAGGAATACTGTACTGTTGAAGATGCTACCTTTCAATGAGAAAAAGAAAGTAAAAGGGGAGTTATGCATAGTGTCAAGGGCAATATTCATCTCTGAACCACAGGAAATTACTTTCTGGTTGGGTTGTGACATTGCTGTTGTGGAAGTTGAGTGGACTTTTAAGCTACAGCAATAACTACACTTTAAAGATGACTTTGTTGTCTGTTACACACTTTagctagagtcacagagtcagagatgtactgcacagaaacagacccttctgtccaactagtccacgctgactagatatcctaaattaatctagtcccattggccagcacttagcccataaccctctaaacagtttctattcatatacccatcaagatgccttttaaatgttgtaattgtaccagcttccaccacttcctctgacagttcattccatacacacaccactttctgccgtgaaaaagttgccccttaggtccttttcgaTCTTTCACCCccctcaccctacacctatgccctcaagttctggactccctcaccgtAGGGAagagaccttatctatttatcctatccaggcccttcatgatttcataaacccctataaggtcacccctcaacctccagcgGTCcaaggaaaactgccccagcctattcagcctctccctatagctcaaatcctctaaccctggcaacattcttgtaaatctttcctgaaccctttcacgtttcacagcaaccttcctctaggagggagatcagaattgcacatgaaagtggcctagccaatgtcttgaaggccgcaacttgacctcccaactcctatactccatgctctgaccaataaaggaaagcataaacTAAATGATTCTGAAAAAGCATTTTGTAAATCCATTCTTtgctttttcactttttttgtcgTCTTTTAAGTCACCTCGCCACATACACATGCCTGTTTTCCAAGGAGCTTCTACATCTTGATCACTAAAAGCTATAAAAGCGCCTATGGAAATCAGCACATCTAAAGAACTGTGAAGTAACAGCTTTCTTCCCTCTTGGTACAAATCCTGGACTAATTCTCAGGAAATCTACTATTAGAAGATGCCAGAATAAACTACctcaaaaaggtttcaattcatCCTAAAATACCAAGACGAATTGACATTTCCAAATAAACGCTTGAACAAAATCACCAAACTAGGGTCTTTCTATATTTTCATGCGAAGAAACCCTGATAAACTTTCCAATCTAAATCTGAAACAGCTCAACTATATTATTGCCTCTCAACTCCTCAATGTTAATCCCAGAACCAACACAAAAACAATACCATTCCTCAGAAAAGTCAACTATGTATCACAGATACAAATTATTGAGCAAATCTGAAGCAGTTTAGAAATTGAGAAAGTAGATAAAGGCAGTGTTCCATTCTGGCAAGAAAATAATACCAGTTGCTATGCTTTGAATAAGTCCATAAGCCAGTCCATGGGGCTATAAAAATCAACCACCTGTAAAGTAACAGCTGTATGCATTTTTCAATGGCATAACTGATATAACTAAATTAAAGACATCAGTTGATACTTAGTAACAGTTGAAAATctaaattttcaaacaaaaagtaggaaaatATTGCTAAACTATGCTTATTCACATGCACTCATCAGCCATGTTTTACCAGCTTTTAGATGAATGACAAAATTACATTAGTACATTTCTCAATAGAAAAATAAACCAGATCAGCCCCACCTTACTAGGCATCAAAATACTCCATGTGAGTTGCCCAGAACAAAATAGTTAAAATTATATTTCTAATTGGCATTGACTAACTTTAAAGACTCGTGGTgtaattattcaatattttacaaTTTTCCCATTATTGGAAGTTATAGCTTCAAATACATTTCAATTAGTTGCTCTAAATGTTAATAAAAGGATCCATTTACTTAGTATAAAACATTTACAGATTCTGAAGCGCCATAAATTTAATCGCTAAATTTCCAAGAAATCACATTAAAGGGCAGAATGTAGCTTTGGTTAAGATTTGAGTGTTCTAATCTAGTTATGACATTGGTGAAcatattctattcctttttctCCATTAGCTGTATTTATATTTATCCTGTTAAACATGTGATGGACTTAGAGATTTGAAAAGAACTGCTACCACATCAATGCTTAAATTAGAAGGGCTGCATTTGCTGATATATATACAAATTAACATATACATGATTTTAGATGTTTACGTAGCGTGCCATTGCATAAGGAATAGTTGGGGTCATATCACTTAGATTTGAAGAACTCCATACCCACCAGTTAAAATTCAACTGCAATCACATTAAGATTCTGAATTGTGGTCAAAAGATCGAATGTGGCAAAGCATTATCCAGCCACAAAACATGTAATTTATCTGTTTCCTGCAGTTGATCAGAATCGGTTATGCCAAATCAAAATAATTAGACAACTGAGAACCTAATTGAGTCAAGAACCTAACAGCTTCAAGTCGTTACAACAAAATTGCTACTACCCTAAGTATTCCATGCAGCTCAAAGCTCAGttatattgattaaaaataatagtCAATAGGTAAATAAAGTCACATTATTTGTCAACTCTTCAAGTACCATCACGGACAGCATTAACAATCAGgtgaaagtgaaggctgcagatgctggaattctgagtcgaaacatgtggcactggtaaaGCACACAATCAACTGATGAGAACTGATGTCACATGCAGATCAGAATCGGTTGGGTTTTTACTAATACTAATGCAGCATCAGCCACTAGACCTCATCAATAAGTATATTTATAAAAGGTTGTCAGAGCAAGTCAAAATGAGTGggctcaatattccaaaaataaccCAAACTTCCCAGAGATGGAAATCTGTCATATTTGTGTGAATGCTCCCAGACCAGGAGTAGCAGCAGAATCCTGCTGTTGAGTAGACAGGTCATACTGAAGTATGTAGTATCTAAATTCTGCTAATGCAGATGGTTTCTACCAGTTTACGAGATTCATTCTTAAGGGTGGTTCCAGTGTTTTGAAGGTGGTACCAGTGGGTCGACTGACACCTTCTGCATTAGTGACTTATAACACTAGCACTACCTCACTGCCCTCTGTTGGGTTGCTTTCCTGTCTTTCAACAAAAAAATTTCTTTGCGGTAGTCAAGCCACATCAAATACAATCCCTACTCTTTTCCTCCaaccaaaataaaaacatttactcTTGCTTCCCAAGTAAGCATCCAGTTGTGCAGGGTATTCAGTATGCAGCCTGCTAATATCCAAATTGTATCTCATTTCTACTTGGATTGCATTAATATGAAAAAGTCTAAAATAATTAAGCCAAAAGAGCAGCTGGATTTTTAGTATGAGGATAAAAGGTGAATTGTTATGCTGCACTTTATGACTTTAAATCATTTTAATGTTCTCCAACTAAACCCATTTGAGTCATCTCGTTGTACCATGGCTACAGATGTTTGGTTCATGGAGGTGATTTTACAACTGCAatcattattatttttaatatagCAGACACATTATCTT includes the following:
- the LOC122556586 gene encoding serine/threonine-protein phosphatase 2A catalytic subunit alpha isoform yields the protein MDEKAFTKELDQWIEQLNDCKQLTESQVKTLCEKAKEILTKESNVQDVRCPVTVCGDVHGQFHDLMELFRIGGKSPDTNYLFMGDYVDRGYYSVETVTLLVALKVRYRERITILRGNHESRQITQVYGFYDECLRKYGNANVWKYFTDLFDYLPLTALVDGQIFCLHGGLSPSIDTLDHIRALDRLQEVPHEGPMCDLLWSDPDDRGGWGISPRGAGYTFGQDISETFNHANGLTLVSRAHQLVMEGYNWCHDRNVVTIFSAPNYCYRCGNQAAIMELDDTLKYSFLQFDPAPRRGEPHVTRRTPDYFL